A section of the Pimelobacter simplex genome encodes:
- a CDS encoding TniB family NTP-binding protein, whose translation MDAEMWHHQATEATVLAPQPVTAADLDAMSQMGKSTYADAVRAALRAQCVSSPVHTATASAIDRALESALLEPPGARTILALSAPYTAGKSTLIKSWAQDRYRTWAKPIRSPRPRWTPKPGVTADLVPVCYLTLLSESRSKDLYTQILSFVGYPASGVERTLALRAVKALQTHGVRLVILDDAHMLRATSVTGRATLNAVKHLNTELGEVGGVLMLVGAELTGGDVLSDPQIRGRLSEHTLAPYEVDTATGRAQWQRFLKNCEDLLLPYLPDEEPGLFSSRLAGYLWRRAQGYVGDTTRLLIDAAAVAIETGAPLDHAILDPIWVSQRAQDSQIDQARATTAKRAPAKTAPR comes from the coding sequence ATGGACGCCGAGATGTGGCACCACCAGGCAACCGAAGCCACGGTCCTTGCGCCGCAGCCAGTCACCGCCGCCGACCTGGACGCGATGAGCCAGATGGGCAAGAGCACGTACGCCGACGCGGTGCGCGCTGCTCTGCGGGCGCAATGTGTCTCCTCGCCCGTGCACACCGCCACCGCCAGCGCGATCGACCGCGCGCTGGAGTCCGCACTCCTCGAGCCGCCCGGCGCCCGCACCATCCTGGCCCTCTCAGCGCCGTACACCGCCGGCAAGTCGACGCTCATCAAGAGCTGGGCACAGGACCGTTACCGAACCTGGGCGAAGCCAATCCGATCGCCCCGGCCCCGATGGACCCCGAAGCCTGGGGTCACCGCAGACCTGGTCCCGGTCTGCTACCTCACCCTCCTCTCGGAGTCGCGCAGCAAGGACCTCTACACCCAGATCCTCTCCTTCGTCGGCTACCCGGCCAGCGGCGTGGAGCGCACGCTGGCGCTGCGCGCCGTCAAGGCACTCCAGACCCACGGCGTCCGGCTCGTCATCCTCGACGACGCCCACATGCTCCGCGCCACCTCGGTCACCGGCCGCGCCACCTTGAACGCGGTCAAGCACCTCAACACCGAACTCGGCGAGGTCGGAGGCGTCCTGATGCTCGTTGGCGCTGAACTGACCGGTGGTGACGTGCTCAGCGACCCCCAGATCCGCGGCCGGCTCTCCGAGCACACCCTCGCCCCCTACGAAGTCGACACGGCAACGGGTCGCGCGCAGTGGCAGCGATTCTTGAAGAACTGCGAGGACCTGCTCCTCCCGTATCTGCCCGACGAGGAGCCAGGTCTCTTCTCGTCCCGTCTGGCCGGTTACCTGTGGCGCCGCGCTCAGGGGTACGTCGGCGACACCACCCGCCTGTTGATCGACGCCGCCGCCGTCGCGATCGAGACCGGTGCACCGCTCGACCACGCGATCCTCGACCCGATCTGGGTGAGCCAGCGCGCACAGGACTCGCAGATCGACCAGGCCCGAGCCACGACCGCGAAGCGAGCCCCGGCCAAGACGGCGCCCCGATGA
- a CDS encoding TniQ family protein yields MPADLTPLPVTIAPVAGEALDGYLERLGSANALPHPALVQRLSQPGAPTAFLTIAPAEPVIANLAALTRLDPVALRCCTLASMVGIDTDGLDPANKNTWRRVAARGWPPAHGTALCPRCLQGDGIWQLSWRHPWVTTCTEHCLWLIDHCPTCGRRFRSHRTPLRAIDTSPDRCGNPGGARGRGCQQPLGELDAMAAPAAVLVAQRRIDDALQGRPVAVLGDLMDPSDYLRELKSLSVLLLHLAVQPGGEDLAPWADTARADRERTAGPRGVRWGLAPPANLQLRGQALAAADEILRAGSIDDAADKLHRWTELTPVTNDGQLGWLADHTTMTPLLTHLVMAATASRRRLATLLENSGSLLPLTAVPQVVPAIVYARHVSGMLDVTARTGRLFVSLCLARQHRGNLTWAQAAAALGLPPALGSKTARACTADLLVSGADFIAALTRIANQLAPAVDYRAREDAVRRLARRCGWYRPWARIHLPGSHAASQQYAVTWLWTEYAHGHIDTSPGWQHPPARHDCAHYRAFVRRLDQPATDALAELIRSTAVATRRTG; encoded by the coding sequence ATGCCGGCTGACCTGACACCGCTACCGGTCACCATCGCCCCCGTCGCCGGAGAAGCGCTCGACGGGTACCTCGAGCGACTGGGGTCCGCGAACGCGCTCCCACACCCAGCCCTCGTCCAGCGCCTCTCCCAACCCGGCGCACCCACAGCCTTCCTGACCATCGCACCAGCAGAGCCGGTGATCGCGAACCTTGCCGCGCTGACCAGACTCGACCCAGTCGCGCTGCGGTGCTGCACCTTGGCCAGCATGGTCGGCATCGACACCGACGGACTCGACCCCGCGAACAAGAACACCTGGCGTCGAGTCGCCGCCCGGGGGTGGCCGCCAGCCCACGGCACCGCCCTGTGCCCACGCTGCCTCCAAGGCGACGGGATCTGGCAACTCAGCTGGCGCCACCCGTGGGTCACCACCTGCACCGAGCACTGCCTGTGGCTCATCGATCACTGTCCCACCTGCGGAAGACGGTTCCGCTCACACCGCACACCCCTGCGCGCGATCGACACATCCCCTGATCGCTGCGGAAACCCCGGCGGAGCCCGCGGACGTGGATGCCAGCAGCCTCTCGGTGAACTCGACGCCATGGCGGCACCTGCCGCGGTGCTTGTCGCCCAACGCCGCATCGACGACGCCCTGCAAGGTCGGCCAGTCGCTGTCCTCGGCGACCTCATGGACCCCAGCGACTACCTGCGGGAACTCAAGTCGCTGTCCGTGCTCCTCCTGCACCTCGCCGTCCAGCCGGGCGGTGAGGACCTTGCGCCATGGGCCGATACTGCCCGCGCCGACCGCGAACGCACCGCCGGGCCCCGCGGCGTTCGCTGGGGACTTGCCCCGCCAGCGAACCTGCAGCTCCGCGGCCAGGCCCTCGCCGCAGCGGACGAGATCCTCCGAGCAGGGAGCATCGACGACGCCGCGGACAAACTCCATCGCTGGACCGAGCTCACACCGGTGACCAACGACGGCCAGCTCGGCTGGCTTGCCGATCACACCACCATGACGCCGCTCCTCACCCACCTGGTCATGGCCGCCACCGCCTCGCGGCGACGACTGGCAACGCTGCTCGAGAACTCCGGCAGCCTCCTGCCGCTGACCGCGGTCCCCCAGGTAGTCCCGGCCATCGTCTACGCCCGGCACGTCTCCGGCATGCTCGACGTCACCGCCCGCACCGGGCGCCTGTTCGTCAGCCTGTGCCTCGCCCGCCAACACCGCGGAAACCTCACGTGGGCCCAGGCCGCCGCGGCACTCGGACTCCCTCCAGCGCTCGGGTCGAAGACCGCCCGCGCCTGCACCGCTGACCTCCTCGTCTCGGGTGCCGACTTCATAGCGGCGCTGACCCGAATCGCAAACCAACTCGCCCCAGCCGTCGACTACCGCGCCCGGGAGGACGCGGTACGACGCCTCGCACGCCGCTGCGGCTGGTACCGACCTTGGGCGCGGATCCACCTGCCCGGGAGCCACGCGGCCAGCCAGCAATACGCCGTCACCTGGCTGTGGACCGAGTACGCGCACGGACACATCGACACCAGCCCCGGCTGGCAGCACCCGCCAGCCCGCCACGACTGTGCGCACTACCGCGCGTTCGTCCGGCGTCTGGACCAGCCCGCGACCGACGCACTGGCCGAACTGATCCGCAGCACCGCCGTAGCGACGAGGAGGACCGGATGA
- the istA gene encoding IS21 family transposase, with product MLTREEDIDAHALRRQGWTISAIARHLGRDRKTIRAYLDGERVAGERKPADDDPFEPYLDYVRARLTEDPHLWAVTLFDEVTALGYDRSYPTFTRQIRTRDLRPHCEPCSATKGRANAPIEHPPGEETQWDWLELPNPPAAWGWGKNAHLLVGALAHSGKWRGQLAPTEQQPHLIAGLDAVARKLGGLTKKWRFDRMTTVCHPESGKVTATFAAVAKHYGVQIAICPPRRGNRKGVVEKSNHTAAQRWWRTLPDDVTIEEAQASLDRFCELRGDARLRPSAVDGRASVLTVAEREPLAPVPATPFPATIREDRTVSAQALVAWRGNFYSVPPELARAQVVVSQRLGDPHVDIATSSGIVIARHELAPDGAGVMVRDHGHVIALEQLVLAGHDTSRPHRRKERIPPGPAALAAADVLRARQQPDDLTATAASSDDVVIDLSKYDRAATGRNTLT from the coding sequence ATGCTGACACGGGAGGAAGACATCGACGCTCACGCGTTGCGCCGGCAGGGCTGGACGATCTCTGCGATCGCCCGGCACCTGGGCCGGGACCGCAAGACCATCCGCGCCTACCTCGACGGCGAGCGGGTCGCCGGGGAACGGAAGCCCGCCGACGACGACCCGTTCGAGCCGTACCTCGACTACGTCCGCGCACGTCTGACCGAGGACCCGCACCTGTGGGCGGTGACGTTGTTCGACGAGGTCACCGCGCTGGGCTACGACCGGTCGTATCCGACGTTCACCCGCCAGATCCGCACCCGGGATCTGCGGCCGCACTGCGAGCCCTGCAGCGCGACGAAGGGCCGGGCGAACGCGCCGATCGAGCATCCGCCGGGTGAGGAGACCCAGTGGGACTGGCTCGAGCTCCCCAACCCGCCAGCGGCCTGGGGATGGGGCAAGAACGCGCACCTGCTCGTCGGCGCGCTGGCCCACTCCGGCAAGTGGCGCGGCCAACTGGCTCCGACCGAGCAGCAGCCGCACCTGATCGCCGGACTCGACGCCGTCGCCCGCAAGCTGGGTGGACTGACGAAGAAGTGGCGCTTCGACCGGATGACCACGGTGTGCCACCCGGAGTCGGGCAAGGTGACCGCGACGTTCGCCGCGGTGGCCAAGCACTACGGCGTCCAGATCGCGATCTGCCCGCCGCGACGCGGGAACCGCAAGGGCGTGGTCGAGAAGTCCAATCACACCGCCGCGCAACGCTGGTGGCGCACCCTGCCCGACGACGTCACCATCGAGGAAGCCCAAGCCTCCTTGGACCGTTTCTGCGAGCTGCGTGGTGATGCCCGGCTGCGTCCATCCGCCGTCGACGGCCGAGCCAGCGTGCTCACGGTCGCCGAACGCGAACCACTGGCGCCGGTGCCGGCCACGCCGTTCCCCGCCACGATCCGCGAGGACCGGACGGTGTCGGCGCAGGCACTGGTCGCCTGGCGCGGGAACTTCTACTCCGTCCCGCCCGAGCTGGCCCGAGCCCAGGTCGTCGTGTCCCAGCGCCTCGGCGACCCGCACGTCGACATCGCCACCAGCAGCGGGATCGTGATCGCCCGCCACGAGCTCGCACCCGACGGCGCCGGGGTGATGGTCCGCGACCACGGCCACGTGATCGCGCTCGAGCAGCTCGTCCTGGCAGGCCACGACACCTCCCGCCCGCACCGCCGCAAGGAACGCATCCCACCCGGCCCCGCGGCCCTGGCGGCCGCCGACGTCCTGCGCGCTCGCCAGCAACCCGACGACCTCACCGCCACCGCCGCTTCCAGCGACGACGTGGTGATCGACCTGTCCAAGTACGACCGAGCAGCAACCGGAAGGAACACCCTCACATGA
- the istB gene encoding IS21-like element helper ATPase IstB yields MTDSLTVPMNGTQASLYQQLRGHLAALKLTAAAEHLPGVLAQAEAEEWSMTATLEHLLAREVEATEARRLAGRLRFASLPTPATLADFDFDAAPGVDKKLVEELATCRYLDTATNVLLIGPPGVGKTHLAVGLGRAAAEAGYRTYFTTAADLAARCHRAAIEGRWATTMRFFAGPTLLVIDELGYLPLPGEAASALFQVVSQRYLKTSIVLTTNRGVAGWGEVLGDTTVAAAMLDRLLHRSVVLNLDGDSYRLRDHHAKNEALRHAATGTRRPLQ; encoded by the coding sequence ATGACCGACTCCCTGACCGTGCCGATGAACGGTACGCAGGCCAGCCTCTACCAGCAGCTGCGCGGCCACCTCGCCGCCTTGAAGCTAACCGCGGCCGCCGAACACCTCCCCGGCGTGCTCGCCCAAGCAGAAGCCGAAGAGTGGTCGATGACCGCGACGCTCGAGCACCTGCTCGCCCGTGAGGTCGAAGCCACCGAAGCCCGCAGGCTCGCCGGCCGACTCCGGTTCGCATCCCTGCCGACCCCGGCCACGTTGGCCGACTTCGACTTCGACGCCGCCCCCGGCGTCGACAAAAAGCTCGTCGAGGAGCTCGCGACCTGCCGCTACCTCGACACCGCGACCAACGTCTTGTTGATCGGACCGCCAGGTGTCGGGAAGACCCATCTCGCCGTCGGGCTCGGCAGGGCTGCGGCCGAAGCCGGCTACCGCACCTACTTCACCACCGCCGCCGACCTTGCCGCCCGCTGCCACCGCGCCGCCATCGAAGGACGCTGGGCCACCACGATGCGGTTCTTCGCCGGCCCCACCCTCCTCGTCATCGACGAGCTCGGCTACCTGCCGCTGCCCGGCGAAGCCGCCTCCGCGCTGTTCCAGGTCGTGTCCCAGCGCTACCTCAAGACCAGCATCGTGCTGACCACCAACCGCGGCGTCGCAGGCTGGGGCGAAGTGCTCGGCGACACCACCGTCGCCGCCGCCATGCTCGACCGGCTGCTGCACCGCTCTGTGGTGCTCAACCTGGACGGCGACTCCTACCGACTCCGCGACCACCACGCCAAGAACGAAGCACTCCGTCACGCCGCGACCGGCACCCGCCGACCGCTACAGTGA
- a CDS encoding IS3 family transposase (programmed frameshift): MARKNYSEEFRRQAVDLYESTPGATVRGIAEDLGIVRGTLRHWLEVYGTGKKTAADGTLTSSPLQATPSKSSQSGPADETPEQKIARLEAENAALRAETTKLTTEREILQRAAKYFGRGDALVSRFQFVADNSATSRPGWTVKRLCELVEIERSSYYAWKAGAPARAERAAADAALVERIRKVHEADNTQGAPRITADLNDGAPPEQRVNHKRVARVMRAAGICGYVKKRRVRTTIPEPSGQKVPDLLKRDFTAPAPNQRYVGDITYLPIADGTNLYLATVIDCYSRRLAGWAIADHMRTELVEDALKAAAATRGSLAGAIFHSDHGSVYCSKDYAKLCAKLGVTQSMGAVGSSADNALAESFNAALKREVLQDERTWSDELACRRQVFKWLTRYNTRRRHSWCRYLSPIAYETGHAATLQPAA; encoded by the exons ATGGCCAGGAAGAACTACTCCGAGGAGTTCCGTCGTCAGGCCGTCGACTTGTACGAGTCCACCCCGGGCGCCACAGTCCGCGGCATCGCCGAGGACCTCGGCATCGTGCGCGGCACCCTGCGGCACTGGCTCGAGGTCTACGGGACCGGCAAGAAGACCGCCGCTGACGGGACACTGACCTCCAGCCCACTGCAAGCCACGCCGTCGAAGTCGAGCCAGTCCGGGCCGGCCGATGAGACGCCGGAGCAGAAGATCGCCCGGCTCGAGGCCGAGAATGCGGCGCTGCGGGCAGAGACAACGAAGCTGACGACCGAGCGGGAGATCCTCCAGCGGGCGGCCAAGTATTTCG GCCGGGGAGACGCGCTGGTGAGTCGCTTCCAGTTCGTCGCCGACAACTCCGCCACCTCCCGCCCTGGCTGGACGGTGAAGCGACTGTGTGAGCTCGTCGAGATCGAGCGCTCCTCCTACTACGCGTGGAAGGCCGGGGCACCAGCGCGGGCCGAGCGGGCCGCCGCGGACGCCGCGCTGGTCGAGCGGATCCGCAAGGTCCACGAGGCTGACAACACCCAAGGCGCGCCTCGGATCACCGCCGACCTCAACGACGGCGCACCGCCTGAGCAGCGGGTCAACCACAAGCGCGTCGCCCGCGTGATGCGTGCGGCCGGTATCTGCGGCTACGTCAAGAAGCGACGCGTGCGGACCACGATCCCCGAGCCATCGGGACAGAAGGTGCCCGATCTACTCAAGCGGGACTTCACCGCCCCGGCGCCGAACCAGCGCTACGTCGGCGACATCACCTACCTGCCGATCGCAGACGGCACCAACCTGTACCTGGCCACCGTGATCGACTGCTACAGCCGTCGGCTCGCGGGCTGGGCGATCGCGGATCACATGCGCACCGAGCTCGTTGAGGACGCGCTCAAGGCCGCGGCCGCGACCCGCGGATCACTGGCCGGGGCGATCTTCCACAGCGACCACGGGTCGGTCTACTGCTCGAAGGACTACGCCAAGCTCTGCGCGAAGCTCGGCGTGACCCAGTCGATGGGTGCCGTCGGGTCCTCGGCCGACAACGCGTTGGCGGAGTCATTCAACGCCGCGCTGAAGCGGGAGGTCCTCCAAGACGAGCGGACCTGGTCCGACGAGCTCGCCTGCCGTCGCCAGGTCTTCAAGTGGCTGACCCGCTACAACACCCGGCGGCGCCATTCGTGGTGTCGCTACCTGTCGCCGATCGCCTACGAGACCGGCCACGCCGCTACGCTGCAGCCCGCCGCGTAA
- a CDS encoding DUF2188 domain-containing protein, with protein sequence MSNNNRRHVVPNQDGGWDVRAPGAQRSSAHTDTQADAVRRAGEIVGNAGGGEVLIHGRDGRIRDSDTIAPGNDPNPPRDKK encoded by the coding sequence ATGAGCAATAACAACCGCAGGCACGTCGTCCCCAACCAGGATGGCGGCTGGGACGTCCGTGCTCCCGGTGCCCAGCGCTCCAGCGCCCACACCGACACCCAGGCCGACGCTGTACGCCGAGCAGGCGAGATCGTCGGCAACGCCGGCGGCGGCGAGGTCCTGATCCACGGACGCGACGGCCGTATCCGCGACTCCGACACGATCGCGCCGGGCAACGACCCCAATCCTCCGCGCGATAAGAAGTGA
- a CDS encoding DUF1883 domain-containing protein — MQHLYFDLKQQTKGAVAVVTLDKQANVRLMTASDYRALKAGRRFSFHGGRATKSPVHLPIPNSGHWFVVVDLGGLAGRVRASVAVQSPPPGLLPPIRERSPISDVQVREPAEPDGGVLGGQTWDVFISHASEDKEAVAVPLRDALVDLGVSVWLDKTELTVGDSLRRKIDQGIRASRFGIVILSERFFGKGWTNHELDGLVTRTVAGEQTLLPIWHNLTGDQVRSYSPSLADKVALSTDTVSIEDMAEQIAAVVGGREEDVA, encoded by the coding sequence ATGCAGCACCTCTACTTCGACCTAAAGCAGCAGACGAAGGGCGCGGTCGCGGTCGTCACCCTCGACAAGCAGGCGAACGTCCGCTTGATGACCGCGAGTGACTACCGCGCACTCAAGGCTGGGCGGCGCTTTTCCTTCCACGGCGGCCGCGCCACCAAGTCGCCCGTCCACCTCCCCATCCCCAACAGCGGCCACTGGTTCGTCGTCGTCGACCTCGGCGGCCTCGCTGGGCGGGTCCGAGCGAGTGTCGCAGTGCAGTCGCCTCCACCCGGCCTGCTGCCCCCGATCCGGGAGCGGAGTCCGATCAGCGACGTCCAAGTTCGTGAACCGGCAGAACCCGACGGCGGCGTCCTGGGTGGGCAGACTTGGGACGTCTTCATCTCCCACGCCAGCGAGGACAAGGAGGCCGTGGCCGTTCCGTTGCGCGACGCTCTTGTCGATCTCGGCGTCAGCGTCTGGCTCGACAAGACCGAGCTCACCGTCGGCGACAGCCTCCGTCGAAAGATCGACCAAGGAATCCGGGCGAGCCGCTTCGGGATCGTGATCCTCTCTGAGCGGTTCTTCGGCAAGGGATGGACCAACCACGAGCTCGACGGCCTGGTCACCCGGACTGTCGCCGGCGAGCAGACCCTCCTGCCCATCTGGCACAACCTAACCGGAGATCAGGTGCGTTCCTACAGTCCGTCGTTGGCCGACAAGGTCGCGTTGAGCACGGACACCGTCTCGATCGAAGACATGGCCGAGCAGATCGCCGCTGTCGTCGGGGGCAGAGAGGAGGACGTGGCGTGA
- a CDS encoding TIR domain-containing protein, giving the protein MADKKTLFVAFAIEDERQRDLLKGQTLHPRAPYEFIDMSVKEPYDKEWKDRVRTRIKRSHGVIVLVSKNSLTSSGQKWEIQCAKEEKKPIRGIWAYSNDRTAIAGVTTVTWTDANIAGFIDSL; this is encoded by the coding sequence ATGGCAGACAAGAAGACCCTTTTCGTTGCGTTCGCGATCGAGGATGAGCGGCAGCGGGACCTTCTAAAGGGACAGACCCTGCACCCGCGCGCTCCGTACGAGTTCATCGACATGTCGGTGAAGGAGCCCTACGACAAGGAGTGGAAGGATCGCGTCCGCACGCGGATCAAGCGCTCTCACGGCGTGATCGTGCTGGTCAGCAAGAACTCGTTGACGTCCAGCGGCCAGAAGTGGGAGATCCAGTGCGCCAAGGAGGAGAAGAAGCCGATCCGAGGAATCTGGGCCTACTCCAACGACCGGACCGCGATCGCTGGCGTCACGACCGTGACCTGGACCGACGCCAACATCGCCGGCTTCATCGACTCCCTCTGA
- a CDS encoding caspase family protein, which translates to MRKALIVGIDHYEHINGLNGCVNDAFSVKTALERHSDGTLNFTTPNLMVATGPGKTICKKDLKDAVREVFADDAEIALFYFSGHGHIEDTGGFLCTSDSEDGDDGLSLNEVMTMANNSPARNKIIILDSCHSGAAGNNAIAQNLAEISDGLTILTASTANQYAMESNGSGVFTGLFVDALNGAAANLVGDITPGSVYAHIDQSLGPWAQRPVFKTNVKTFVSLRRAEPPIALADLQALTTHFPTSDYEFALDPSYEPERSAEQLADPAMPDPDPSRTAVFRTLQNYVRVNLVRPVDAPHMWHAAMESKSCELTVLGQHYWNLVAGDLI; encoded by the coding sequence ATGCGTAAGGCCCTCATTGTCGGGATTGACCACTACGAGCACATCAACGGACTCAACGGCTGCGTCAACGATGCCTTCTCGGTCAAGACGGCGCTCGAGCGTCACTCCGACGGCACCTTGAACTTCACGACACCGAACCTGATGGTGGCGACCGGCCCGGGCAAGACGATCTGCAAGAAGGACCTCAAGGACGCTGTTCGGGAGGTGTTCGCAGACGATGCTGAGATTGCACTGTTCTACTTCTCCGGTCACGGCCACATCGAGGACACCGGCGGCTTCCTTTGCACCAGCGACTCCGAGGACGGTGATGATGGGCTCTCCCTCAATGAGGTGATGACCATGGCCAACAACTCACCTGCGCGGAACAAGATCATCATCCTCGACAGCTGCCACAGCGGGGCCGCCGGCAACAACGCCATCGCTCAAAACCTGGCCGAGATCTCCGACGGGCTGACGATTCTGACTGCATCAACGGCCAACCAGTACGCCATGGAGAGCAACGGCAGCGGCGTCTTCACCGGGCTCTTCGTCGACGCGCTCAACGGGGCGGCGGCCAACCTGGTCGGAGACATCACGCCCGGAAGCGTCTATGCCCACATCGATCAGTCCCTCGGCCCTTGGGCACAACGCCCGGTATTCAAGACCAACGTCAAGACGTTCGTCTCCCTGCGGCGAGCAGAACCCCCAATCGCCCTTGCTGACCTGCAGGCCCTGACGACCCACTTCCCTACGTCGGACTACGAGTTCGCCCTTGACCCGTCCTACGAGCCCGAGCGATCTGCTGAGCAGCTCGCCGATCCCGCCATGCCGGATCCCGACCCATCCAGAACCGCGGTCTTCCGGACTCTCCAGAACTACGTGAGGGTCAACCTCGTACGACCCGTCGACGCACCTCACATGTGGCACGCAGCGATGGAGAGCAAGTCCTGCGAACTCACCGTTCTGGGGCAGCACTACTGGAACCTCGTTGCCGGCGATCTGATCTGA
- a CDS encoding arsenate-mycothiol transferase ArsC translates to MTTPANKPSLLFVCTHNAGRSALAAALARHQAGDQVVVRSAGLNPADTPSAGTISSLAEIGIDDTRHVPTKITEEMVAASTVVVAMKPGLDIPQVDGVSYETWDLPNPQGWEAPAIRPLREHINDRVAGLLARLGG, encoded by the coding sequence GTGACAACACCCGCCAACAAGCCCAGCCTGCTGTTCGTCTGCACTCACAACGCCGGCCGCTCCGCCCTCGCTGCAGCACTCGCCCGTCACCAAGCCGGCGATCAGGTCGTCGTCCGCTCGGCCGGTCTCAACCCGGCCGACACCCCCAGCGCCGGCACCATCTCCAGCCTCGCCGAGATCGGCATCGACGACACCCGCCACGTCCCCACCAAGATCACCGAGGAGATGGTCGCGGCTTCGACGGTCGTTGTCGCGATGAAGCCCGGCCTCGACATCCCGCAAGTCGATGGGGTCAGCTACGAGACCTGGGACCTTCCCAACCCGCAAGGCTGGGAGGCTCCCGCGATCCGGCCCCTGCGTGAGCACATCAACGACCGCGTCGCTGGACTCCTTGCACGGCTGGGCGGCTGA
- a CDS encoding FAD-dependent oxidoreductase has product MSNLVPAPSKKRPPRLVAIGGSDAGISAALRARELDPDAEVTVVVADAYPNFSICGIPYFISGEVGHSSNLAHRTRADLEATGMNLRLNTRATSIDVEGRRISVANPDGTSDFIEYDELVVGTGAVPVRPPIDGLDGPDALGVADGLHLLHSMGDTFALTDSLDRIQPKAALIVGAGYVGLEMAEGLTTRGIHVTQVERLPEVLPTVDPELGALVHDELVKNGVDVHTNATVTRISKRAGAGLHVDGQTNDGEALAWDVDLVLVVVGVRPDTDLLVRAGAQTGPGGAVIVDETMATGLPHVWAAGDCVITHHRLLGTTYIPLGTTAHKQGRIAGENALGGSARYAGSLGTQVVKIFDLVAARTGLREHEATPAGFTPVSSTASPDDHKAYYPGATPITIRVTGDATTGRLLGAQLVGTRGAEIAKRVDTYATALFHEMTVTGMTELDLAYTPPLGSPWDAVQMATQAWVKEHQIGAERAALTAGRNPS; this is encoded by the coding sequence GTGAGCAACCTAGTTCCCGCACCTTCGAAGAAGCGGCCCCCGCGTCTCGTCGCCATCGGTGGCAGCGACGCGGGGATCTCAGCCGCACTGCGCGCCCGTGAACTCGACCCCGACGCCGAGGTGACGGTTGTCGTCGCAGATGCCTACCCCAACTTCTCGATCTGCGGCATCCCCTACTTCATCTCCGGAGAGGTGGGGCATTCATCGAACCTAGCCCACCGCACCCGCGCCGATCTCGAAGCAACTGGCATGAACCTCAGGCTCAACACCAGGGCGACCTCGATCGACGTCGAAGGCCGTCGCATCAGCGTCGCCAACCCAGACGGGACCAGCGACTTCATCGAGTACGACGAGTTGGTGGTCGGCACTGGCGCCGTACCGGTCCGTCCGCCGATCGACGGTCTTGACGGTCCCGACGCGCTCGGTGTCGCGGACGGCCTCCATCTGCTGCATTCCATGGGCGACACCTTCGCCCTCACCGACTCCCTCGACCGGATCCAGCCCAAGGCCGCCCTCATCGTCGGCGCCGGCTACGTCGGACTCGAGATGGCCGAAGGGCTCACAACCCGCGGCATCCACGTCACCCAGGTCGAGCGGCTCCCCGAGGTCCTCCCCACCGTCGACCCCGAGCTCGGTGCTCTCGTCCACGACGAGCTCGTCAAGAACGGCGTCGACGTCCACACCAACGCCACCGTGACCCGGATCAGCAAGCGGGCGGGTGCTGGTCTGCATGTCGACGGTCAGACCAACGACGGCGAAGCACTCGCCTGGGACGTCGACCTCGTTCTCGTTGTCGTCGGTGTACGCCCCGACACCGACCTCCTCGTCCGTGCTGGCGCCCAGACCGGCCCCGGCGGCGCGGTCATCGTCGACGAGACCATGGCCACCGGACTCCCGCACGTGTGGGCCGCCGGCGACTGCGTCATCACCCACCACCGGCTTCTCGGCACCACCTACATCCCGCTCGGCACCACCGCCCACAAGCAGGGCCGGATCGCCGGCGAGAATGCCCTCGGCGGCAGTGCTCGCTACGCCGGCTCGCTCGGAACCCAGGTCGTCAAGATCTTCGACCTCGTTGCCGCCCGCACCGGCCTTCGCGAGCACGAAGCCACCCCGGCTGGATTCACGCCGGTCTCCTCGACCGCCTCGCCGGACGACCACAAGGCCTACTACCCGGGCGCCACCCCGATCACGATCCGCGTCACTGGCGACGCCACCACCGGCAGGCTCCTCGGTGCCCAGCTCGTCGGCACCCGCGGCGCCGAGATCGCCAAGCGCGTCGACACCTACGCCACCGCGCTGTTCCACGAGATGACCGTGACCGGAATGACCGAGCTCGACCTCGCCTACACCCCGCCCCTCGGCTCGCCCTGGGATGCCGTCCAGATGGCAACCCAGGCCTGGGTCAAGGAACACCAGATCGGTGCCGAGCGCGCCGCCCTCACCGCCGGAAGGAACCCCTCGTGA